From the Huiozyma naganishii CBS 8797 chromosome 2, complete genome genome, one window contains:
- the RPL23A gene encoding 60S ribosomal protein uL14 (similar to Saccharomyces cerevisiae RPL23A (YBL087C) and RPL23B (YER117W); ancestral locus Anc_7.417): MSGNGAQGTKFRISLGLPTGAIMNCADNTGARNLYIIAVKGSGSRLNRLPAASLGDMVMATVKKGKPELRKKVMPAIVVRQAKSWRRKDGVFLYFEDNAGVIANPKGEMKGSAITGPVGKECADLWPRVASNSGVVV; this comes from the coding sequence ATGTCTGGTAACGGTGCTCAAGGTACAAAGTTTAGAATTTCCCTCGGTTTGCCAACTGGTGCCATCATGAACTGTGCTGACAACACAGGTGCCAGAAACTTGTACATCATAGCTGTCAAGGGCTCTGGTTCCAGATTGAACAGACTACCAGCCGCCTCTTTGGGTGACATGGTTATGGCTACTGTTAAGAAGGGTAAGCCTGAATTGAGAAAGAAGGTCATGCCAGCTATTGTGGTCAGACAAGCCAAGTCctggagaagaaaggaCGGTGTCTTCCTATACTTCGAAGACAACGCCGGTGTCATCGCTAATCCAAAGGGTGAAATGAAGGGTTCTGCAATCACTGGTCCAGTCGGTAAGGAATGTGCTGACTTGTGGCCAAGAGTCGCATCCAACTctggtgttgttgtctAA
- the KNAG0B02220 gene encoding uncharacterized protein (similar to Saccharomyces cerevisiae YBL086C; ancestral locus Anc_7.414) — MTKFGGGSKGKHPKFLLNLQINELVNVPQSSGYCYVKWSFKDGTGTSRTVGLSGDSRGDYSTQSKGVTAHVPLKHHRAQWNYRLDKPVQIKLQINRDGKLCEKDLVLQIYFEAVSTPSRTDKPVAGVTGASSSSDTSSSAVSSPRKSILRTPSLRSSQSFELSNRNSVSSFSPQANGSRKNSYTQRVTGTLLLGTVTVNVAEYVRKEEEPITNRFLLKQSKVNSILSVTFQLKVIRGTYRDFKIPSDFSTGQLSSSYQNGISKIFERNSSITSGGSTTGSDLPSMAGGASGLATGATYVSSRGITTIAGHLNPLINTLHDRTFQLTWDPRPNELTPAECVENILKGGNGWAKNENGVNLIDIQALKLKDLVENSAGFVSNGPSCDSNDTAWDNMNNREFLEMKTNSAGHDWSHLSSNQRQRMRNGSQSEHEKHYEDQDERIADPIVRDAKSWTITTPVV; from the coding sequence ATGACGAAGTTTGGCGGTGGTAGCAAGGGTAAGCATCCGAAGTTTCTACTGAATTTGCAGATTAACGAGCTGGTGAACGTCCCGCAGTCCTCTGGGTACTGCTACGTGAAATGGTCGTTCAAGGATGGAACGGGGACGTCGAGGACTGTAGGTTTATCTGGTGACTCTCGAGGCGACTATTCCACGCAGAGCAAAGGTGTGACCGCCCATGTGCCCCTTAAGCACCACCGGGCGCAGTGGAACTATAGGCTGGACAAGCCTGTCCAGATTAAGCTACAAATTAATAGGGATGGGAAACTCTGCGAGAAGGATCTAGTCCTGCAGATTTATTTTGAAGCGGTAAGCACGCCCTCCAGGACTGATAAGCCTGTTGCGGGTGTCACTGGTGCGAGCAGCTCCTCTGATACGAGCAGCAGCGCCGTCAGTTCCCCGCGGAAGAGTATACTTCGCACGCCGTCGCTGAGGTCGTCTCAGAGTTTCGAGCTGTCGAACAGGAACAGTGTGTCGTCATTCTCGCCGCAGGCAAACGGTTCACGCAAGAATTCATACACGCAGCGGGTGACGGGGACACTCTTACTGGGGACGGTCACCGTAAATGTTGCCGAGTACGTGCGtaaggaggaggaaccgATCACCAACAGGTTTCTGCTGAAACAGTCGAAAGTAAACTCCATCCTGAGTGTCACTTTCCAACTGAAGGTGATCAGAGGTACTTACAGGGACTTCAAGATCCCATCCGACTTCAGCACAGGGCAACTGTCGAGCAGCTACCAAAACGGTATCTCGAAGATCTTTGAGAGAAACAGCTCCATCACGAGCGGCGGGAGCACCACTGGTTCGGATTTGCCCTCCATGGCCGGTGGGGCATCTGGTTTAGCAACGGGTGCTACATACGTGTCCTCGAGGGGTATCACGACGATTGCGGGCCACTTGAACCCGCTCATCAACACACTCCATGACAGGACTTTCCAGCTAACATGGGACCCACGCCCAAACGAACTTACACCAGCAGAATGTGTCGAGAACATTCTTAAGGGCGGGAACGGCTGGGCCAAGAACGAGAACGGCGTCAACCTAATAGACATCCAggctttgaagttgaaggaccTTGTCGAGAACAGCGCCGGCTTTGTCTCGAACGGGCCCAGCTGCGACTCCAATGACACCGCGTGGGATAACATGAACAACAGGGAGTTCCTGGAGATGAAGACTAACTCCGCGGGGCACGATTGGTCACACCTATCGTCGAATCAGAGACAAAGAATGAGAAACGGTTCTCAAAGTGAACATGAGAAGCACTACGAGGACCAAGACGAGAGGATCGCAGACCCGATCGTCAGGGACGCCAAAAGCTGGACCATCACTACTCCCGTTGTGTAA
- the BOI1 gene encoding Boi1p (similar to Saccharomyces cerevisiae BOI1 (YBL085W) and BOI2 (YER114C); ancestral locus Anc_7.413), translating into MQDDTRRMSRLGGQMAKTYPRRVVINRYAKRMEDELDLVPGDRIEVLEADELYGDGWYTGKNLSRGSQVGLFPEVFTKVVDAEEPFPGTKLDNARNSSLNAISDTMNDIDKALNDLQNDNRPLQDQTASGAVSGEESPASLSFWMTIPALTRGQVLHFRGGRLADNTSVDTLTNFDLSNVTNWTSSEVAGYFCARGVDRANAAQFDKHNITGAILMELELSHLKEIQIEPFGTRFEVFKEITRIKNEPKVPIISAGSIPSLSSGVNHLMPAPSVSPWSMSSNEQRQGPSQVLISNGSYSSGTRVDERHLRTASEKLAGLAISSNEHIFDEPGIAPKPPSYPSPVQPPLSPVSRGNGSSHSSSPIFPQQQFQKSINNSNVLHESFSDSRDTRQPSSQSSGDYDGQHQSFTLKDFKVRNMNRKLAGHERHDSRTGTTPPLDAVTQMGYASRATITPSESTSLKRNSVVYTHRKSVSGGSFVDLFDRISSLSPSRNSMIDNTTGHRDISHSHSRSLSGTKTLPQSRRPSTANANMASHSRNASWQNNTNSIDAWKRKHRRNSSMLSFLSPSEKMVFSPTQILRKNNTGGSNDNSPKPSHSRNGSVSSPLKSEYTELPMTLRSPTQQKHKTPRKKNRHSTLIDPSAVASKAPPQQTASHHRRSSTSNSQSKPMTRPKLENAETQNATSSSSSKSKIKFPGSKKQQTSAFQEGIRTISVDDAIENADCSGWMRKKGSGTVGTWKKRFFTLHGTRLSYFVSLSDVKERGLIDITSHRVVPVDDDDNILSLAATSMGKGKYCFKLVPPQPGSKKGLTFTQPRVHYFAVDSKDEMKVWLSALIKASIDVDSDVPVISSYAMPTISLSNAQQMLKDAKTELVLRDHQRLKEKDDGRLMWEQQQKENDKRKSAF; encoded by the coding sequence ATGCAAGATGACACGAGGAGAATGAGTCGTTTGGGTGGCCAGATGGCGAAGACGTACCCGAGAAGAGTGGTGATCAACAGGTACGCGAAACGGATGGAGGATGAGCTGGACCTGGTACCTGGCGACAGAATCGAGGTGCTCGAGGCCGATGAGTTGTATGGGGACGGCTGGTACACGGGGAAGAATCTGTCCCGCGGAAGCCAGGTCGGGCTGTTCCCGGAGGTTTTCACGAAAGTGGTCGACGCTGAAGAACCGTTCCCGGGAACGAAACTGGACAATGCGCGGAACAGCAGCCTCAATGCTATCAGCGACACCATGAACGATATTGATAAGGCGCTCAATGACTTGCAGAACGACAATCGGCCGCTACAGGATCAGACCGCCAGCGGTGCCGTTTCTGGGGAAGAGTCCCCCGCGTCGCTGAGTTTTTGGATGACTATTCCAGCGTTAACCAGGGGTCAAGTTTTACATTTCCGAGGGGGACGCCTCGCAGACAATACCTCCGTTGATACATTGACCAATTTCGATCTTTCGAATGTAACGAACTGGACTTCAAGCGAAGTGGCCGGGTACTTTTGTGCCAGAGGGGTGGATAGGGCAAATGCTGCTCAATTTGACAAGCACAACATTACAGGCGCCATACTAATGGAGCTGGAATTATCACATCTGAAGGAAATACAGATTGAGCCCTTTGGAACAAGATTTGAagtcttcaaagagataaCTCGCATCAAAAACGAGCCGAAAGTTCCTATAATATCTGCTGGGAGTATCCCCAGCTTGTCCAGTGGGGTGAACCATCTGATGCCTGCCCCGTCGGTGTCACCTTGGTCTATGAGTAGTAACGAACAGCGCCAAGGTCCAAGCCAAGTGCTGATTTCTAACGGATCCTATAGCAGTGGCACGAGAGTAGACGAGCGTCATCTGAGAACTGCATCGGAGAAACTGGCCGGATTGGCAATATCTTCGAACGAACATATCTTCGACGAACCAGGCATAGCCCCGAAACCACCCTCATACCCAAGTCCTGTTCAGCCACCACTATCTCCAGTCTCCAGAGGAAATGGCAGCTCCCACTCAAGCAGCCCGATTTTCccacaacagcagtttcaGAAATCGATCAACAATTCAAATGTTTTACATGAAAGCTTCAGCGATAGTAGAGACACTAGACAGCCGTCATCTCAATCCTCAGGCGACTACGATGGGCAACATCAGTCTTTTACTCTAAAAGATTTCAAAGTACGTAACATGAACAGGAAACTCGCAGGGCACGAGAGACATGATAGCCGAACCGGTACAACACCACCTTTAGATGCTGTTACACAGATGGGCTATGCTTCAAGAGCCACTATAACTCCGTCTGAGTCTACAAGTCTGAAAAGAAATTCTGTGGTGTACACGCACAGGAAGTCCGTATCCGGTGGATCGTTTGTCGATCTTTTTGATAGAATATCGTCTCTATCCCCGAGCAGAAATAGTATGATAGATAATACGACAGGTCACAGGGATATCTCGCATTCGCATTCTAGATCGTTGTCAGGAACGAAAACACTACCGCAATCGAGGAGACCATCAACTGCTAACGCAAACATGGCATCGCATTCACGGAACGCCTCCTGGCAGAACAACACTAATAGTATTGATGcttggaagaggaaacatAGAAGAAACTCGTCCATGTTATCGTTCTTGTCCCCCAGTGAAAAGATGGTCTTTTCGCCCACTCaaattttgagaaaaaacaaCACTGGAGGCTCCAATGACAACTCCCCGAAACCATCCCACTCTAGGAATGGCTCTGTTAGCAGTCCTCTCAAATCAGAATACACAGAACTCCCAATGACGCTACGTTCACCAACGCAACAAAAACACAAAACGccaaggaagaaaaacagacACTCTACTCTAATAGACCCATCTGCAGTGGCATCTAAGGCACCACCTCAACAGACGGCTAGCCATCATAGGCGCTCCTCTACAAGCAACAGTCAATCAAAACCCATGACAAGACCTAAGCTGGAAAATGCTGAAACCCAGAACGCAACTTCGAGCTCATCATCAAAATCGAAGATCAAGTTTCCTGGATCCAAAAAACAGCAAACATCAGCGTTTCAAGAGGGAATCCGAACCATCAGTGTAGATGATGCGATAGAAAATGCGGATTGTTCTGGTTGGATGAGAAAGAAGGGCAGTGGCACAGTGGGTACTTGGAAAAAGAGGTTCTTTACTTTACACGGTACAAGACTATCATACTTTGTTAGCCTATCCGATGTCAAAGAAAGGGGTCTAATCGATATCACAAGTCATCGCGTGGTTCCAgttgatgacgatgacaatATACTCTCTCTCGCAGCAACTTCAATGGGGAAAGGTAAATACTGCTTTAAATTGGTCCCACCACAACCGGGCTCCAAGAAAGGTCTTACGTTCACCCAACCCCGTGTCCATTATTTTGCAGTGGATTCTAAGGATGAAATGAAGGTTTGGTTATCTGCTCTAATCAAGGCCAGTATAGATGTCGACAGCGACGTTCCCGTAATCAGCTCATATGCAATGCCAACGATATCTTTATCCAATGCCCAGCAGATGTTGAAGGATGCTAAGACCGAATTGGTTCTGCGAGACCACCAACGCCTTAAAGAAAAGGATGATGGCCGGTTGATGTgggaacagcaacagaaagaaaacgacAAAAGAAAATCTGCATTTTAA
- the CDC27 gene encoding anaphase promoting complex subunit CDC27 (similar to Saccharomyces cerevisiae CDC27 (YBL084C); ancestral locus Anc_7.412): MLFPSNLHKRTTSPRMRRQQSGQDTNQVLSKNDIQVPEGYYNGYSPLNELITELKGSVELSLQNMNFETAVFLSELYHTECAGLPISNPYRIESIYLYALSLYLNNEYQTACLITEKMRNVHIGIAYIYSRCALKLEKNEESACLHLVMRLPEFEKDQSFDFFFMPDLATIHCLIGKLYGSFYDDKASINHHIEALKLNPYLWESYTSLFNAKVSIDLKTLFFSASEQGANAKFDGRQTYINKSDAKKGMYTHASGNVSYPRSQAHSNSGTFKSTTARSQQHQQPLGYDKTAGIVDTANFTLPAVKQPKVGSLARYNNRNKIVTTPPSKLFASADAKMAFKTPKNVSHPSHTLGSSARRKYNLGESLTSTNTYSHMNKLGNPNARSLIDVNQFRANNSEEVAFTSNSGSSSAFKDLFYTFTKVLKRSSQFNSHNAIRIMNDQLPAHILNNMPWCQAQMGKLHYEISNYGIVAEILPELTKFPTYENEGPGNFFQLLLWHLRDKFTLFNLSDELMNSFPEAPETWCVVGNYFSLIKDHGEAIKAFEKATSLDRKFAYAYTLQGHEHAANETYDTAKIMYRKAIACDPQHYNAYYGLGDCASRLGKYDKALLYFEKARVINPVNAILICCCGHSLEKLNLPDQALTYYELAEKLQPEMTIPKYKKAQLLFSLGKFSSAMYIFESLTKLSPEEVTVHFMLGQIYQTMGRKKDAIKEYTIALNLDPMGNQVIIDALQKCHIQE, from the coding sequence ATGTTGTTTCCCTCTAACCTTCATAAAAGGACTACGAGTCCCCGAATGAGGAGACAACAATCTGGTCAGGACACAAACCAAGTTCTGTCCAAAAATGATATACAAGTTCCAGAGGGTTACTACAACGGGTACAGCCCCTTAAATGAATTGATTACGGAACTGAAGGGCAGTGTTGAGTTATCTCTACAAAACATGAACTTCGAAACCGCTGTTTTCCTCTCCGAACTGTATCATACAGAATGTGCTGGGCTCCCTATATCTAATCCTTATCGAATCGAGTCCATCTACTTGTATGCTCTTTCCCTGTATTTGAACAATGAATATCAGACTGCATGTTTGATAACAGAAAAGATGAGAAATGTGCATATCGGTATCGCCTACATATACAGTCGATGCGCCTTAaagttggaaaaaaatgaggaaagTGCTTGCTTGCATTTAGTGATGAGATTGCCtgagtttgaaaaggatcaaagttttgatttcttcttcatgCCGGACTTAGCAACAATACACTGTCTAATTGGTAAATTGTATGGATCATTTTATGATGACAAAGCCAGTATAAATCACCATATTGAAGCACTAAAGTTGAATCCGTATTTATGGGAGTCCTACACGTCTCTTTTCAACGCTAAAGTTTCCATAGATTTGAAAACCCTGTTTTTCAGTGCAAGTGAACAAGGTGCCAATGCTAAGTTTGACGGAAGACAGACTTATATCAATAAGTCGGATGCTAAGAAAGGTATGTACACCCATGCAAGTGGGAATGTGTCATACCCTCGTTCACAAGCACACTCAAATAGCGGCACTTTTAAAAGCACAACTGCAAGATCGCAGCAACATCAGCAACCTCTCGGATATGACAAGACTGCGGGAATAGTAGACACTGCTAATTTTACGCTGCCCGCTGTCAAACAGCCAAAGGTAGGATCGCTGGCTCGGTATAATAACAGAAATAAAATTGTTACAACCCCACCGTCTAAACTGTTTGCTTCCGCTGATGCAAAAATGGCTTTCAAGACTCCTAAAAACGTTTCTCATCCAAGTCACACCCTTGGAAGCTCTGCAAGGAGGAAATATAACCTCGGTGAGTCATTGACATCCACCAACACTTATAGCCATATGAATAAGTTGGGCAACCCTAACGCGAGGTCATTAATTGATGTAAATCAATTTCGAGCGAATAATTCTGAGGAGGTTGCATTCACGTCAAATTCTGGGTCTTCCAGTGCTTTTAAGGATCTTTTCTACACATTTacaaaagttttgaaaaggtCGTCACAGTTCAATTCTCATAATGCTATCAGGATTATGAACGACCAACTACCGGCACATATCTTGAACAATATGCCCTGGTGTCAGGCTCAGATGGGGAAACTTCATTATGAGATTTCAAATTACGGGATAGTCGCTGAAATACTTCCAGAACTTACGAAATTTCCAACCTACGAGAATGAAGGACCtggaaatttttttcaactaCTGTTGTGGCATCTAAGGGACAAGTTCACGCTTTTCAACTTATCAGATGAGCTGATGAACTCGTTTCCGGAAGCTCCAGAAACATGGTGTGTTGTGGGTAATTATTTCTCGCTAATCAAAGATCATGGTGAGGCGATCAAGGCATTTGAGAAAGCGACGAGTTTGGATCGGAAATTTGCCTATGCATACACGCTACAGGGGCACGAACATGCGGCCAATGAAACATATGATACTGCAAAGATAATGTATAGGAAGGCCATTGCCTGTGATCCGCAGCATTATAACGCTTATTACGGTCTTGGAGACTGTGCATCACGGTTGGGGAAATACGACAAAGCCTTGCTGTATTTCGAAAAGGCAAGAGTCATCAATCCGGTCAACGCGATACTAATATGCTGCTGTGGGCATTCTCTGGAAAAGTTGAATCTACCGGATCAAGCACTGACCTATTATGAGCTAGCTGAGAAATTACAACCCGAAATGACGATTCCAAAGTACAAAAAGGCCCAATTACTCTTCTCGTTGGGGAAGTTTAGTTCAGCGATGTACATTTTTGAGAGTCTGACAAAACTCAGCCCGGAGGAAGTGACGGTTCATTTTATGCTGGGACAAATATATCAAACAATgggaagaaagaaggatGCAATAAAGGAGTACACGATTGCGCTGAACTTGGATCCAATGGGTAACCAGGTCATTATTGATGCTTTACAAAAGTGTCATATTCAAGAATAA
- the SWI4 gene encoding SBF complex DNA-binding subunit SWI4 (similar to Saccharomyces cerevisiae SWI4 (YER111C); ancestral locus Anc_7.409), translating to MPITTLIMDAVDSNSRTQLNDSISMPATLPKITATSFDSDVTTSSIESGNLRMLQNPKEVLTASDLSTGTLSPPVGQPIIERATYSETDVYECYIKGSESRIVMRRTRDDWVNVTQIFKIGKYTKNHRTKILEKESQDLEHEKVQGGYGRFQGTWIPLESARKLVEKYGITNPVVEAILRFSLDPMNPPPKRTKNSILRKTSPGKKISSPSSYNKTPKKKNMSASGSLTSGNSLLSTTKKNSKRGANPSPLQNLVFQTPQQSYRGSTAVTEPYEVSYSKEALQTFDESGNSTISLFSSDSTPRTNEYSASQKPLQFYPVPTSLNSSRSKPANEMVANERNNTTAGTDNKAPKTGNNGERVLRTANPPSQQPSFVNYNAKNSTVEKRPSIKSVKPRDKVIFSNMNKNNVMIHGRYNTGKRNSEQQTQLELQQKNSQRPQQETLLDHFHSNSGTPSTEIGHEPALSAAETQQATVLDEEEYKRAILNSLSVEITPDTLYMLPEELYHPPPNLEINFELDDQGHTPLHWAAAMANIPLLKLLLALNSNALYCNHKGFNCITKAVFYNNNFKNGTFAELISILRICLITPDNNGRLPLHYLVELSVNDSKDPVVVTSYTEQILQELGKSDYRLLQMSLNRQDSAGNTPLHLAALNLNLSLFNKLCLLGSSVDMINNEKQTPIDILSQFNLMLPTKPDGNDAVGGIVEENSNELVDQPKQRHDRTKPIFIQKTPKNESARQFLSTHDDITNNSSSLNLIMEDLSHIDELVTSSVVKDPKIPQPILTSPMLQLKQIEENSGNLINSRNNNSMALKMLPLSSSPSPKKLRSGRPCISKLSSRIANVSKRLVDAIDEDMASIINEQQSMEENLKSLRKNLDTVKKRKDIIYSNVKVNSLESMLEKVDATRNTLSLKQEKFVKTIEKSQALRLATIVQEEEHNCLTEEQSPDILRDAVTLTVLQFKRRMWLKRLSVDITNHTFTKKIKKYKQLIGLTFENIDTKLEEIESELQTDLK from the coding sequence ATGCCAATTACAACTTTGATAATGGACGCCGTAGACAGTAACTCCAGAACTCAGTTGAACGATAGCATATCTATGCCAGCAACACTACCAAAAATCACTGCCACTTCTTTTGATAGCGACGTAACCACGTCGTCAATTGAAAGTGGGAATCTTCGAATGTTGCAAAACCCAAAGGAGGTTCTGACAGCGTCTGATCTATCCACAGGTACTCTAAGTCCTCCAGTGGGACAACCGATCATAGAAAGGGCAACGTATTCTGAGACTGACGTGTACGAATGCTATATCAAGGGCAGCGAATCGCGGATTGTGATGAGGAGAACACGCGACGATTGGGTAAACGTAACCCAAATATTTAAGATTGGCAAGTACACGAAAAACCACAGGACCAAGATTCTGGAAAAAGAATCACAGGACTTAGAGCACGAGAAAGTACAAGGTGGCTACGGTAGATTCCAGGGGACGTGGATACCTTTGGAGAGCGCACGTAAGCTAGTAGAAAAATATGGTATAACGAACCCTGTGGTTGAGGCAATATTACGCTTTTCGTTGGACCCCATGAATCCGCCGCCAAAGAGAACGAAAAACAGCATTCTCAGAAAGACGTCTCCGGGGAAAAAGATATCGTCGCCTTCAAGTTATAACAAGacaccaaagaagaagaacatgAGCGCGTCAGGCTCACTCACAAGCGGCAACTCCTTACTATCTACAACGAAAAAGAACTCCAAAAGAGGGGCCAACCCCAGTCCTTTACAAAACTTGGTTTTCCAAACCCCGCAGCAATCTTACAGGGGGTCAACAGCTGTAACGGAACCGTACGAAGTTAGCTATTCTAAAGAAGCATTGCAAACATTTGACGAAAGCGGGAACTCTACGATATCGCTATTCAGTTCAGACAGTACACCTCGGACCAATGAATATTCAGCATCACAAAAACCTTTGCAATTTTATCCAGTTCCTACGAGTTTGAACAGCTCTAGAAGTAAGCCTGCAAATGAAATGGTGGCTAACGAAAGAAACAATACAACTGCCGGGACGGACAACAAAGCACCGAAGACCGGAAACAATGGCGAAAGAGTCTTACGTACTGCTAATCCTCCATCGCAACAACCAAGTTTCGTTAATTACAATGCTAAGAACAGCACTGTTGAAAAGAGGCCCAGCATAAAGTCAGTAAAACCTCGTGATAAGGTCATATTTTCAAAtatgaacaaaaataacGTGATGATACACGGTAGATACAACACAGGGAAACGTAATTCTGAACAACAAACTCAGTTAGAATTACAGCAAAAAAACTCCCAACGACCACAACAGGAGACATTATTGGATCATTTTCACAGCAATAGCGGCACCCCAAGTACAGAAATTGGCCACGAACCAGCTTTGTCTGCCGCTGAGACCCAACAAGCCACCGTATTAGACGAGGAGGAGTACAAAAGAGCGATTCTAAACTCTTTATCAGTAGAGATTACCCCAGATACTTTATACATGCTTCCGGAAGAGCTTTACCATCCGCCACCAAACCTGGAAATAAACTTTGAATTAGATGATCAAGGCCATACACCGTTGCACTGGGCTGCGGCAATGGCAAATATACCTCTACTGAAGCTTCTTTTGGCCTTAAACTCGAATGCTTTGTATTGTAACCATAAGGGATTCAATTGCATAACGAAAGCTGTCTTCTACAACAATAATTTCAAAAACGGAACGTTTGCAGAGTTGATATCGATACTAAGAATTTGTCTTATAACACCAGATAATAATGGTCGACTACCACTGCATTACCTTGTAGAGCTCAGTGTCAATGACTCAAAGGATCCTGTAGTTGTTACATCGTACACGGAACAGATTTTGCAGGAGTTGGGGAAATCTGATTACAGGCTTTTACAAATGTCGTTAAATCGTCAAGATTCTGCTGGAAACACGCCCTTGCATCTAGCAGCCTTGAATTTGAATTTATCGTTATTCAATAAGCTATGTCTACTGGGATCATCAGTTGATATGATAAACAACGAGAAACAGACACCAATTGATATATTGTCACAGTTTAACTTAATGTTGCCTACAAAACCAGACGGAAATGACGCTGTAGGTGGTattgttgaagagaataGTAATGAATTGGTTGATCAACCAAAACAACGACATGACAGGACAAAACCAATCTTCATTCAAAAAACACCCAAGAACGAGTCGGCAAGACAGTTTTTGTCTACACATGACGATATCACtaacaacagcagctctttgaatttgataATGGAAGACCTATCTCATATTGATGAGCTTGTGACTTCTTCTGTTGTAAAAGACCCGAAAATACCCCAGCCAATCTTAACTTCACCCATGCTgcagttgaaacagatTGAAGAGAACAGTGGTAACCTAATAAACTCTAGGAATAACAATAGCATGGCACTAAAAATGCTACCGTTGTCGAGCTCTCCATCGCCCAAGAAACTTCGTTCAGGGAGACCTTGTATTTCCAAACTAAGCAGTAGAATAGCGAATGTATCCAAAAGACTAGTAGATGCAATCGACGAAGATATGGCATCTATAATCAACGAGCAGCAATCTATGGAGGAAAACTTAAAATCTTTGCGAAAAAACCTCGATACAGTtaaaaagaggaaagataTCATATATTCGAACGTCAAAGTGAATTCATTAGAATCAATGCTGGAAAAAGTGGACGCTACCAGAAATACCCTTTCCTTAAAGCAGGAAAAATTCGTCAAGACCATCGAAAAGTCTCAAGCGCTACGCCTGGCAACAATAGttcaagaggaagaacatAACTGTCTTACTGAAGAACAATCACCAGATATTTTACGCGACGCCGTTACGTTGACCGTTTTGCAAtttaaaagaagaatgTGGCTAAAGCGGTTAAGTGTTGACATTACAAATCACACTTTTACaaagaaaatcaaaaagtATAAGCAGTTAATTGGTCTAACATTCGAAAATATTGATACcaaactggaagaaattgagagCGAATTACAAACGGATCTGAAATGA